One stretch of Caldinitratiruptor microaerophilus DNA includes these proteins:
- a CDS encoding OsmC family protein encodes MSEKPEATAPQYKVVRAQGTWKGRYRTDLSVRDFSFVTAEPEKLGGTNEGPTPMEYVIGALNGCLSVVIEMVAREMDFRLEGLEIRSEGLVDQRGLFGTADVSPHFQSVDIHAAFVTDEPPERLEALQAAVLKRCPVYNLIKDSGAEVRLHWEIRSGVKQG; translated from the coding sequence GTGTCCGAAAAGCCCGAAGCCACCGCGCCGCAGTACAAGGTCGTCCGCGCGCAGGGGACCTGGAAGGGCCGCTACCGCACCGACCTGAGCGTGCGCGACTTCTCCTTCGTGACGGCGGAACCCGAGAAGCTGGGCGGCACCAACGAGGGCCCGACCCCCATGGAGTACGTGATCGGGGCGCTCAACGGCTGCCTCAGCGTGGTCATCGAGATGGTGGCCCGGGAGATGGACTTCCGCCTGGAGGGCCTGGAAATCCGCAGCGAGGGGCTGGTCGACCAGCGCGGGCTCTTCGGGACGGCAGACGTCTCCCCGCACTTCCAGTCGGTGGACATCCACGCCGCCTTCGTCACCGACGAGCCGCCGGAGCGCCTCGAGGCCCTGCAGGCCGCCGTTCTCAAGCGCTGCCCGGTGTACAACCTCATCAAGGACAGCGGCGCGGAAGTGCGCCTGCACTGGGAGATCCGGAGCGGGGTGAAGCAGGGTTGA
- a CDS encoding sodium:solute symporter family protein: MTPHGRWILGLAVLYTAVLIVMGQVARRRAQRGEDFFVAGRRFSPILVAVCITGLFSGSTFISVLELSYLTGVSAVWYGVAETVQVLLIALFLVGPFRERAIVTVSGLIGDQYGRAARALAGAITAFAFPMWSVATALAFASAVHVFTGIPLLGSLVITALLLLAYLQGGGMWSIALTQSANAIVFALMLAIGLAGVLLRPGLGGLATLSAARPELLRLDTVGMQTIVAWFGTFIVNVPLAQAAFQMALSCRTAAEGRRGLYLASLMGIPFILVGVLLGLAAALAVPGIPRGLVAVPQYLASVLPAPLTGLFFLGIWACALGWGAPCQFSGATSLGRDVGMALRPQAREADLVRYTRWSLVLLTVLMVLFGVLRSEQAAWWNVLAWTVRNSATFAPVITALLWRGATVPGVLAAMGAGFLAGTGWYQLSGWSVNRFFLDIHPVWVGMGTNLAVLVLVSLLTRRDGWQVAPAGRGAAVAGYSALGSGVLLLAVAAGMFAALRPTGLLGLVLFLGVLGLCLGTMWLVRPRPEVAGRDLAAVPSRLAGTG, translated from the coding sequence TTGACCCCGCACGGCCGGTGGATCCTCGGCCTCGCCGTCCTGTACACCGCCGTGCTCATCGTCATGGGCCAGGTGGCGCGGCGGCGGGCGCAGCGCGGGGAGGATTTCTTCGTCGCCGGGCGGCGGTTCTCGCCGATCCTCGTCGCGGTGTGCATCACGGGGCTCTTCTCCGGGTCGACCTTCATCTCCGTCCTCGAGCTCAGCTACCTGACGGGCGTCTCGGCCGTGTGGTACGGCGTGGCCGAAACCGTCCAGGTCCTGCTCATCGCCCTGTTCCTCGTGGGACCGTTCCGGGAGCGGGCCATCGTCACGGTCTCCGGGCTGATCGGCGACCAGTACGGCCGGGCGGCGCGGGCGCTGGCCGGGGCGATCACGGCCTTCGCCTTCCCGATGTGGTCCGTGGCCACGGCCCTGGCGTTCGCCTCGGCGGTGCACGTCTTCACCGGCATCCCGCTTCTCGGCTCGCTGGTGATCACCGCCCTGCTTCTCCTCGCCTACCTGCAGGGCGGCGGCATGTGGTCGATCGCGCTCACCCAGAGCGCGAACGCGATCGTGTTCGCCCTCATGCTGGCGATCGGGCTCGCCGGCGTCCTGCTGCGCCCGGGCCTGGGGGGCCTGGCGACCCTGTCTGCCGCCCGGCCGGAGCTGCTGCGGCTCGACACCGTGGGCATGCAGACGATCGTGGCCTGGTTCGGCACGTTCATCGTCAACGTCCCACTCGCCCAGGCGGCCTTCCAGATGGCGCTCTCGTGCCGAACCGCGGCAGAGGGCCGGCGAGGGCTCTACCTCGCCAGCCTCATGGGGATCCCATTCATCCTCGTCGGCGTGCTGCTCGGCCTGGCTGCGGCGCTGGCGGTCCCCGGCATCCCCCGCGGGCTCGTGGCCGTGCCGCAGTACCTGGCCTCCGTGCTCCCCGCTCCGCTGACGGGGCTCTTCTTCCTCGGCATCTGGGCCTGCGCCCTCGGCTGGGGTGCCCCCTGCCAGTTCTCCGGGGCCACCAGCCTGGGGCGGGACGTGGGGATGGCGCTGCGGCCGCAGGCGCGTGAGGCCGACCTCGTCCGCTACACCCGGTGGTCGCTCGTCCTCCTGACGGTGCTCATGGTCCTCTTCGGCGTGCTGCGCTCGGAGCAGGCGGCCTGGTGGAACGTGCTCGCCTGGACCGTCCGGAACTCGGCGACCTTCGCCCCGGTCATCACGGCGCTCCTGTGGCGGGGGGCCACGGTACCGGGGGTGCTGGCCGCCATGGGCGCGGGATTCCTCGCGGGCACCGGCTGGTACCAGCTCAGCGGCTGGTCGGTGAACCGCTTCTTCCTCGACATCCACCCGGTATGGGTCGGCATGGGAACGAACCTCGCCGTGCTCGTTCTGGTCTCCCTGCTCACCCGCCGGGACGGATGGCAGGTGGCTCCGGCCGGCCGGGGGGCCGCGGTGGCCGGCTACTCGGCGCTGGGTAGCGGGGTGCTGCTGCTGGCCGTCGCCGCCGGAATGTTCGCCGCCCTCCGGCCGACGGGCCTCCTCGGCCTGGTGCTGTTCCTCGGCGTGCTCGGTCTCTGCCTCGGGACGATGTGGCTCGTCCGGCCCCGTCCGGAGGTGGCCGGCCGCGACCTCGCAGCGGTTCCCTCCCGTCTGGCAGGGACCGGGTGA